In Aquiflexum balticum DSM 16537, a single genomic region encodes these proteins:
- a CDS encoding YebC/PmpR family DNA-binding transcriptional regulator produces the protein MGRAFEFRKERKFKRWSQMSKVFTRLGKEIVMAVKAGGPDPSNNSKLRTIIQNAKGASMPKDRIEAAIKRASNKDEKDYEEIVYEGYGPYGVAVIIETSTDNINRTVANIRSYFTKSGGSLGTSGSVSFMFDKKAVFRFSQNNLDMEELELELIDFGLEEIAENEGEIFVYTAFEDFGKMQKILEDKQIEIINADFQWFPATTVELTEEQEEEINKMIERLEEDDDINQVFTNVA, from the coding sequence ATGGGAAGAGCTTTTGAATTTCGAAAAGAAAGAAAATTTAAGCGTTGGAGTCAGATGTCCAAGGTTTTTACCCGCCTTGGAAAAGAGATAGTGATGGCTGTGAAAGCAGGCGGACCGGACCCTTCCAATAATTCAAAACTTCGAACAATAATCCAAAATGCCAAAGGGGCATCCATGCCCAAGGACAGAATTGAAGCTGCAATCAAACGGGCCTCCAATAAGGATGAAAAAGATTACGAGGAAATAGTCTACGAAGGTTATGGGCCTTACGGTGTGGCTGTTATCATTGAAACCTCTACCGATAATATCAATAGAACCGTGGCAAATATCCGAAGCTATTTTACAAAATCAGGTGGTTCATTGGGAACTTCGGGTTCTGTGAGCTTTATGTTTGACAAAAAAGCTGTTTTCAGATTTTCTCAAAACAATCTTGATATGGAGGAATTGGAGCTCGAACTGATAGATTTCGGCCTTGAAGAGATTGCTGAAAATGAGGGTGAAATATTTGTTTACACGGCTTTTGAGGATTTTGGAAAAATGCAAAAAATCCTTGAAGACAAGCAAATTGAAATTATCAATGCGGATTTCCAATGGTTTCCGGCTACTACAGTGGAGTTGACTGAAGAACAGGAGGAGGAAATCAACAAGATGATTGAAAGACTTGAGGAAGATGATGATATCAATCAGGTTTTCACAAACGTTGCATAA
- the kynU gene encoding kynureninase has protein sequence MENQIYKYSEEFARELDENDPLRGYRSKFYFPKVNGREAIYFCGNSLGLQPKSVKEYIGKELDNWANLAVDGHFFGEDAWYHIRKKSKPALAAIVGSHEHEVVAMNNLSSNLHFLMVSFYRPTKEKFKIITEAGAFPSDMYMLETQVKFHGLDPNETIIEIHPRSGEHTLRTDDILNTIAEHKDQLALVMMAGLQYYTGQLFDMEAITKAGHEAGANVGFDLAHAAGNAPLRLHDWGVDFAAWCSYKYMNSGPGNISGVFIHERHAESPELPRFAGWWGHDEGERFKMEKGFKPMFGADGWQLANSNVLALAAHQASLDIFEEAGIKNLRAKSELLTGYLEFLIGQISGDSGILEIITPKNKQERGCQLSLLVNKGGKKVFDALYEEGIVGDWRHPNVIRVAPTPLYNSYLDVYQFARILEQSLQKFA, from the coding sequence ATGGAAAATCAGATCTATAAATATTCAGAAGAATTCGCAAGGGAATTGGATGAAAATGACCCGCTCAGAGGATATCGTTCAAAGTTTTATTTCCCCAAAGTCAATGGTCGGGAAGCGATATATTTCTGTGGGAATTCCCTTGGGCTCCAACCCAAGTCTGTAAAAGAATATATAGGAAAGGAACTGGACAATTGGGCGAATTTGGCGGTTGATGGCCATTTTTTTGGTGAAGATGCCTGGTATCATATCCGCAAGAAATCAAAACCTGCATTGGCTGCCATTGTTGGTTCACACGAGCATGAAGTGGTAGCAATGAATAATCTCAGTTCCAATCTCCACTTTTTGATGGTATCATTTTACCGACCAACAAAGGAAAAATTCAAAATAATAACTGAAGCGGGTGCCTTTCCTTCAGATATGTACATGCTGGAGACACAAGTCAAATTCCATGGCTTGGATCCTAATGAGACAATCATTGAAATCCATCCGAGATCAGGAGAACACACCCTTAGAACCGATGATATTCTCAATACTATAGCGGAGCATAAAGACCAATTGGCCTTGGTCATGATGGCGGGCTTACAATATTATACCGGACAGTTGTTCGATATGGAAGCGATTACAAAGGCAGGACATGAAGCAGGCGCAAATGTCGGATTTGATCTTGCACATGCTGCAGGAAATGCTCCTTTAAGACTACATGACTGGGGAGTTGATTTTGCCGCTTGGTGCAGTTATAAGTATATGAATTCGGGGCCAGGAAATATATCGGGTGTTTTTATTCATGAACGGCATGCTGAAAGTCCGGAATTACCAAGATTTGCAGGTTGGTGGGGACATGATGAAGGGGAGAGATTCAAAATGGAGAAAGGCTTCAAGCCCATGTTTGGTGCAGATGGTTGGCAATTGGCCAATTCCAATGTGTTGGCTTTGGCGGCACATCAGGCTTCTTTGGATATTTTTGAAGAAGCCGGCATTAAAAACTTACGGGCAAAAAGTGAACTGTTGACAGGTTATCTGGAGTTTCTGATCGGACAAATAAGCGGGGATAGCGGAATTTTGGAAATAATTACACCAAAAAATAAACAGGAAAGAGGTTGTCAGTTATCTTTGTTGGTCAATAAAGGTGGCAAAAAAGTTTTTGACGCTTTATATGAAGAAGGCATTGTAGGTGATTGGAGACACCCAAATGTTATCAGAGTAGCTCCAACACCCTTGTATAACAGCTACTTGGATGTTTATCAATTTGCCCGCATTCTGGAACAATCCTTACAAAAATTCGCTTAA
- a CDS encoding M28 family peptidase, which produces MKYLLNFLLLFFLSCPQFTSAQNINNEQLLQDIKYLSSEELEGRKPLSDGSLQARAYIKERFYSLGLTSQYPDLTQYFDFRNRRDGKLYEKAANIVAFLPGSESEKLIVIMAHYDHLGRKGDEIFYGADDNASGTAAVLALSEYFSNNRPKHSMMFVALDAEEMGHQGAKALVDDFPFPLEQVILNINMDMISRNDDNEIYASGTYHYPFLKPIIEKVAISQQPKLLFGHDVPGTGRDDWTNASDHSQFHKNGIPFIYFGVEDHKDYHKTTDTFENIQPDFYTSTVGLIANIITVLDNDLLEEQ; this is translated from the coding sequence ATGAAGTATTTATTGAATTTTCTTCTACTTTTTTTCCTCTCCTGTCCACAGTTTACTTCCGCCCAAAACATCAATAATGAACAGCTTCTTCAGGATATCAAATATTTATCTTCCGAGGAATTGGAAGGAAGGAAGCCCCTTTCTGATGGAAGCCTTCAGGCAAGAGCATATATAAAAGAACGCTTTTATTCACTCGGGCTTACATCCCAATACCCTGATCTTACACAATACTTTGATTTCCGCAATCGTCGAGATGGAAAGTTATATGAAAAGGCAGCGAATATTGTTGCTTTTCTACCTGGTTCAGAATCTGAAAAACTGATTGTAATCATGGCCCACTATGATCATCTGGGACGCAAAGGGGATGAAATCTTTTATGGAGCAGATGATAATGCCTCTGGCACTGCGGCTGTCTTGGCCTTATCTGAATACTTTTCAAATAACAGGCCAAAGCACTCCATGATGTTTGTTGCTTTGGATGCAGAAGAAATGGGCCATCAAGGCGCAAAAGCCTTGGTGGATGATTTTCCTTTTCCTTTGGAGCAAGTAATTTTAAATATCAACATGGATATGATCAGTAGAAATGATGACAATGAAATTTATGCCTCAGGAACATACCATTACCCTTTTTTAAAACCAATTATTGAAAAAGTAGCAATAAGCCAACAACCTAAGTTACTTTTTGGACATGATGTTCCCGGTACAGGTAGGGATGATTGGACCAATGCCTCTGACCATTCCCAATTTCATAAAAACGGTATTCCCTTCATTTATTTTGGAGTAGAAGACCACAAAGACTATCACAAAACGACAGATACTTTCGAAAATATCCAACCGGATTTTTATACCTCAACTGTTGGCCTGATCGCCAATATCATTACGGTCTTGGACAATGATCTTTTGGAAGAACAATGA
- a CDS encoding NTPase has translation MKYLSALLLLFGFFKETIAQAPLPDHFLDGKAVVLISNAPQARPVYTWTYLAEQIHSGLIDAGGDPVAYYELEDIAISEEVQAGYAEMFSKRLITNIVILTRKANGSVELNIGRFTGNRNMLPSTQLWNLSAESLEQLNQSLTNIGLAQKTKNLLVIDIPEFPSGANALAASQRYLSRNPLNLDVFKLGIPLSGSSGESGFLNNFRYDLLGKSQELILAEQKSERQGLEALFNQLYPYQIEFLTEPKTDAELLRERIQFVLMRVEAREGDLMQNMGIPVENPESKDRIVVKYYIRFLVRNELYIGPIWDADPDWRKALENFLNNLKIKESP, from the coding sequence ATGAAATATCTTTCAGCGTTGTTGCTGCTTTTTGGTTTTTTCAAAGAGACAATTGCCCAAGCACCACTTCCAGATCATTTTTTGGATGGAAAAGCAGTTGTTCTTATTTCAAATGCTCCTCAGGCAAGGCCTGTGTATACTTGGACTTACCTTGCTGAACAGATTCATTCAGGTCTTATTGATGCCGGAGGGGATCCGGTTGCCTACTATGAACTGGAAGATATAGCTATTTCGGAAGAGGTTCAGGCAGGTTATGCTGAGATGTTTTCCAAAAGATTGATAACCAATATCGTGATCCTGACCAGAAAAGCAAATGGAAGTGTGGAGCTCAATATCGGAAGATTCACAGGAAACAGAAACATGCTTCCCAGTACCCAACTTTGGAACCTGTCAGCAGAATCTTTGGAACAGTTAAATCAATCACTAACCAATATCGGGCTGGCTCAGAAAACCAAAAACCTACTTGTAATAGATATACCTGAATTTCCTTCAGGAGCAAATGCGCTGGCTGCTTCCCAAAGATACCTCAGTCGTAATCCACTCAATTTGGATGTGTTTAAGTTGGGCATACCACTTTCCGGCTCATCTGGAGAAAGTGGATTTCTGAACAACTTCAGGTATGATTTGTTGGGAAAATCCCAAGAGCTTATTTTGGCGGAGCAAAAGTCGGAAAGGCAAGGTCTTGAAGCGCTGTTCAACCAATTGTATCCCTATCAGATCGAATTTCTGACCGAACCAAAAACAGATGCTGAGTTGCTCCGAGAAAGAATCCAGTTTGTTTTGATGAGAGTGGAGGCAAGAGAGGGAGATTTGATGCAAAATATGGGTATCCCGGTTGAAAATCCTGAGTCGAAGGACAGGATTGTGGTAAAATATTATATTCGGTTTCTGGTCAGGAATGAACTATACATTGGGCCAATTTGGGATGCTGATCCCGATTGGAGAAAAGCCCTGGAAAATTTTCTAAATAATCTAAAAATAAAAGAGAGCCCTTAG
- a CDS encoding thioredoxin family protein, producing MKKLQIAVMTFVFVLGLIVATMAQNPGYKTGDKATDFKLKSVDGSLVSLPNNAKGAIVIFSCNTCPYVVAYEDRMIDLHKKYAPKGYPVIAINANDDKVSPGDSFEKMKERAKSKKFPFAYVHDQTQEVIKAYGGSRTPTVYLLHKEGNDFVVKYIGAIDNNYQDPNGVTEKYVEEALDDVMNGRKVAVESTKAIGCTIKWTRKAE from the coding sequence ATGAAAAAATTACAAATAGCAGTGATGACCTTTGTTTTTGTTTTGGGCCTGATTGTGGCTACAATGGCACAGAACCCCGGATACAAAACAGGTGATAAAGCCACTGATTTCAAATTGAAAAGTGTGGATGGTTCTTTGGTGTCACTTCCCAATAATGCTAAAGGAGCGATAGTAATTTTCTCCTGCAATACCTGTCCTTATGTAGTGGCCTATGAGGATCGCATGATCGACCTGCATAAGAAATATGCACCCAAGGGTTATCCTGTAATTGCCATCAACGCAAATGACGATAAAGTGAGTCCTGGTGACAGTTTTGAAAAAATGAAAGAAAGGGCAAAATCCAAAAAATTCCCTTTTGCTTATGTCCATGACCAAACACAAGAAGTAATCAAAGCTTATGGTGGTTCAAGAACACCAACTGTCTATCTGCTTCACAAAGAGGGCAACGATTTTGTGGTCAAATATATCGGAGCCATTGACAACAACTATCAAGACCCGAATGGAGTAACAGAAAAGTATGTGGAAGAGGCCCTGGACGATGTAATGAATGGGAGAAAAGTCGCAGTCGAATCTACTAAAGCAATTGGGTGCACGATTAAGTGGACAAGGAAAGCTGAATAG
- a CDS encoding TlpA family protein disulfide reductase: MKTEMHILSSPFIAFLIFSFLIKGDLIKEEKSFEIISFAQFEKMVDTPSDKFRIYNFWATWCGPCIKEMPYFENLNASDPSIELFFVSLDDGRKPERVTSFIERKGIKAPVYLLDDVDYNKWIDKVDTSWSGAIPASLFIKSDGTRSFHEGEVTEVELKTLINQLK; this comes from the coding sequence GTGAAAACTGAAATGCATATTTTATCTTCTCCATTCATTGCTTTCTTGATTTTCTCTTTTTTGATTAAGGGAGACTTAATCAAAGAAGAAAAATCTTTCGAAATAATTAGCTTCGCCCAGTTTGAAAAGATGGTCGATACTCCATCAGATAAATTCAGGATTTACAATTTTTGGGCTACCTGGTGCGGACCTTGTATTAAAGAAATGCCTTATTTTGAAAATTTAAATGCTTCGGACCCCTCCATTGAATTGTTCTTTGTATCATTGGATGATGGCAGAAAGCCGGAAAGAGTGACCTCCTTTATTGAAAGAAAAGGAATAAAAGCCCCTGTTTATCTGTTGGACGATGTGGATTATAACAAGTGGATTGATAAGGTTGATACTTCTTGGTCGGGAGCAATACCTGCTTCCCTTTTCATTAAATCGGATGGAACGAGATCTTTTCACGAAGGGGAAGTGACAGAAGTGGAATTAAAAACATTAATTAATCAGTTAAAATAA
- a CDS encoding FAD-dependent oxidoreductase, translating to MKKNEISVLGAGLIGSLLSIYLRKRGLDVNLYEKRADNRKGEYSEEGRSINMALSDRGWRALEKAGLKEKVLPLTIPMYGRKIHDEHGKTTFIPYGNEDQAIYSISRGKFNQLLVDEAESLGVKLNFEHKCEEVDLRYNHLTFSTPDGITEKLESNVIIGSDGAYSSLRNAMLKQVRFNYRQEYISHGYKELTIPATAEGEFAMDPNALHIWPRGSFMLIALPNPDKSFTCTLFLPFDGERVCFEIIQDKKDVESIFKTYFDDAFEMMPNLTEQFFKNPTASLINLECYPWMLNRALLIGDASHAMVPFYGQGMNSGFEDVLILDELIGKLGTNAWELVFAKFQKIRKPDTDAICRLAMENFEEMRDQVADPKFLIRKRIEAKLHALYPKDWIPLYTMVTFSSMPYSEAYSQGKLQDMVMNRVMADPLITQNWNKLDYEDIINQMDKAKAV from the coding sequence ATGAAAAAAAATGAAATCAGTGTACTTGGGGCCGGCCTGATCGGTTCTTTGTTAAGTATATATTTAAGAAAAAGAGGCCTGGATGTCAACCTGTATGAAAAAAGGGCAGACAATAGGAAAGGTGAATATTCTGAGGAAGGCAGGTCTATCAATATGGCGCTCAGTGATCGGGGGTGGAGGGCTTTGGAAAAAGCAGGACTAAAAGAGAAAGTTCTTCCTTTGACTATACCCATGTACGGAAGAAAAATCCATGATGAACATGGTAAAACCACCTTTATCCCCTATGGCAATGAAGATCAGGCAATTTATTCCATTTCAAGGGGTAAATTCAATCAACTGTTGGTGGATGAAGCAGAATCTTTGGGCGTAAAACTGAATTTTGAGCATAAATGTGAGGAGGTAGACCTCAGATATAACCACCTTACTTTTTCAACTCCTGATGGAATTACCGAAAAATTAGAATCCAATGTCATCATTGGTTCAGATGGAGCTTATTCTTCCTTGAGGAACGCTATGCTCAAGCAGGTAAGATTCAATTACAGGCAGGAATATATTTCCCATGGCTACAAAGAACTGACCATCCCTGCTACAGCTGAAGGAGAGTTTGCCATGGATCCCAATGCCCTTCATATCTGGCCTAGAGGCAGTTTTATGTTGATTGCATTACCCAATCCAGATAAATCATTTACCTGTACTTTATTTCTTCCATTTGACGGGGAAAGGGTTTGTTTCGAAATCATCCAGGATAAAAAGGATGTCGAAAGTATTTTCAAAACCTATTTCGATGATGCATTTGAAATGATGCCCAATCTTACGGAGCAATTTTTCAAAAATCCTACAGCTTCACTTATCAATCTTGAATGTTATCCCTGGATGCTGAACAGGGCATTGTTAATTGGGGATGCCTCTCATGCCATGGTTCCTTTTTATGGTCAAGGCATGAATTCAGGTTTTGAGGATGTATTGATATTGGATGAACTTATTGGAAAACTGGGGACCAATGCCTGGGAACTGGTATTTGCCAAGTTTCAAAAAATCAGAAAGCCGGATACTGATGCTATTTGCCGTCTGGCTATGGAGAATTTTGAAGAGATGAGAGATCAGGTGGCAGATCCGAAGTTTTTGATTCGAAAAAGAATTGAAGCCAAACTTCATGCCTTATATCCAAAAGATTGGATTCCTCTATATACCATGGTCACCTTTTCCAGTATGCCGTATTCCGAGGCATACAGTCAGGGCAAGTTGCAGGATATGGTGATGAATAGAGTAATGGCAGATCCATTGATTACGCAAAATTGGAACAAGTTGGATTACGAAGATATTATCAATCAGATGGATAAAGCCAAGGCTGTATAA
- a CDS encoding NAD(P)/FAD-dependent oxidoreductase, translated as MTQSVFSPIPNIPNPKHKRIVIVGAGFAGLKLAQDLAHSDFQIVILDKNNYHMFQPLLYQVATAALSPSAVSFPLRRLFHKIDNVIFRMAVVKEIDKKQNQIHTNLGSISYDYLVLSQGANTNYFGNQNIQKFCAPMKSTSEALYIRNKIISNYERAVNLESEKERKPIMNVVVVGGGATGVELAGSIAELRNKVLPRDYPQLSFKNMRVILIEAGNSLLSGLKPKSRDKALHYLKKLGVEVMLNTMVEDYDGFTVKLKDKEPIETLTLLWAAGIKANSLEGIEADQRAPNGRLLVDEFNRLQKEKNIFVLGDQCLQVGEKSPHGHPQVAQVAIQQAGNLAKNFKLELKNKAWKPFQYKDLGSMATVGKSMAVVDLPFISFHGFFAWFVWLFVHLMAILGVKNKLMVFLTWSWKYLSFDPSLRLLIRPRYVKDFKRQWMLEEKDYED; from the coding sequence ATGACACAGTCTGTATTTAGTCCGATCCCTAATATTCCCAATCCCAAACATAAACGAATCGTAATTGTGGGTGCAGGATTTGCAGGTTTGAAATTAGCCCAAGATTTGGCACATTCCGATTTTCAGATAGTAATTTTAGATAAAAACAATTATCATATGTTTCAGCCGCTGCTATACCAGGTAGCAACCGCGGCATTATCTCCCAGTGCTGTTTCTTTTCCCCTGAGACGTCTTTTTCATAAAATTGATAATGTTATATTCAGGATGGCTGTGGTAAAAGAAATTGATAAAAAGCAAAATCAAATCCACACAAATTTAGGTTCGATAAGTTATGATTACCTGGTCTTATCTCAAGGGGCCAACACCAATTATTTTGGAAATCAGAACATCCAAAAATTCTGTGCCCCAATGAAATCCACTTCGGAGGCTCTTTATATCCGGAATAAAATCATCTCCAACTATGAAAGAGCAGTCAATCTGGAAAGTGAAAAAGAAAGAAAACCCATCATGAATGTTGTAGTTGTTGGGGGCGGTGCTACTGGAGTGGAATTAGCAGGTTCGATTGCGGAATTAAGAAACAAAGTACTTCCAAGAGATTATCCTCAGCTTTCTTTCAAAAATATGAGGGTAATTTTAATTGAGGCCGGGAATTCTCTTTTGTCCGGCCTAAAACCAAAATCCCGGGATAAAGCCCTGCATTATTTGAAAAAACTCGGTGTTGAAGTCATGCTCAATACCATGGTGGAGGATTATGATGGCTTTACAGTGAAATTGAAAGACAAAGAGCCTATAGAAACCCTAACCTTGTTATGGGCTGCCGGTATCAAAGCCAATTCATTGGAAGGTATTGAGGCTGACCAAAGAGCTCCAAATGGAAGGCTTTTAGTGGATGAATTCAATCGCTTACAAAAGGAGAAAAATATATTTGTTTTAGGGGACCAGTGTCTACAAGTGGGTGAAAAATCCCCTCATGGACATCCGCAGGTTGCCCAAGTTGCTATTCAGCAAGCGGGTAATCTTGCAAAAAATTTCAAATTGGAGTTGAAAAATAAAGCGTGGAAACCTTTCCAATACAAGGATTTGGGTTCCATGGCCACAGTAGGTAAATCAATGGCCGTTGTGGATTTACCTTTTATAAGTTTTCATGGGTTTTTTGCTTGGTTCGTATGGCTATTTGTGCACTTAATGGCCATTTTGGGTGTCAAAAACAAACTCATGGTCTTCCTTACCTGGTCCTGGAAATACCTTTCATTTGATCCAAGTCTACGATTATTGATTAGACCAAGATATGTCAAGGACTTCAAAAGACAGTGGATGTTGGAAGAGAAGGATTATGAGGACTGA
- the yjjX gene encoding inosine/xanthosine triphosphatase produces MIFPKRKNIKDQERQNLVIVGSRNPIKISCTESGFHQMFESAFLVEGLNVSSDIEAQPVGDKKTLTGAMNRAKNSKAIFPEADYWVGIEGGVEEFNDEMNAFAWVVILDRDGKVGKARTSAFFLPDPIAKLVRSGMELGEADDKFFQKENSKEGEGAVGILTNGVLDRKNYYQQAVVLALIPFVNDNIYH; encoded by the coding sequence ATGATTTTTCCTAAGAGAAAGAATATTAAAGACCAAGAGCGTCAAAATTTAGTCATTGTAGGGAGCAGAAATCCCATTAAAATAAGTTGTACTGAATCAGGGTTTCATCAGATGTTTGAAAGTGCTTTCCTTGTGGAAGGGTTGAATGTGTCTTCTGATATTGAAGCTCAGCCTGTAGGGGATAAGAAAACTTTGACAGGAGCTATGAACAGGGCTAAAAATTCTAAAGCCATATTCCCTGAAGCTGATTATTGGGTTGGAATAGAGGGCGGAGTTGAGGAATTCAATGATGAAATGAATGCCTTTGCATGGGTTGTGATTTTAGATAGAGATGGTAAAGTAGGAAAAGCGAGGACATCTGCTTTTTTCCTACCCGATCCCATTGCCAAGCTGGTCAGAAGCGGAATGGAACTTGGTGAGGCTGATGATAAATTCTTTCAAAAAGAAAATTCAAAAGAAGGCGAGGGTGCTGTAGGCATTTTGACCAATGGCGTACTGGATAGGAAAAACTATTACCAACAAGCTGTTGTTCTAGCCTTGATTCCTTTTGTGAATGATAATATTTATCATTGA